Proteins encoded in a region of the Methanobrevibacter millerae genome:
- a CDS encoding ABC transporter substrate-binding protein → MNKKIGVILAIVLVSLLAVGTVSAGMFDFLGGGNSDKISIGYLPSDHDAALFVADAQGLYKANNITVELVQFNNGGDLMTAMASGKVDVGYVGISPVLSSVEKGVPVKIISAAQTEGSGIIVSNQSGISSAADLSGKNVATPGEASIQYVLLNYYLKANNLKIDDVNSSAMKTPSINDAINTNTIDAGVTFQPFVSSSEASGNKVLVTSHEMLPNHPCCVVVASQDLIDKHPDTVKTIASIHENATKFINDNVQNNTSAVVDLLPDDIVSNKTVEANSLMSFPFISGLDNDFKASVDSFMKLEVDLGILNNTIPHEKLFWEGK, encoded by the coding sequence GTGAATAAAAAGATAGGTGTTATTTTAGCAATCGTCTTAGTTTCATTACTCGCTGTCGGAACTGTCAGTGCCGGCATGTTCGACTTTTTGGGAGGAGGAAACTCAGATAAGATAAGTATTGGTTATTTACCTTCCGATCACGACGCAGCATTATTCGTCGCTGATGCGCAAGGTTTGTACAAAGCAAATAATATTACTGTTGAACTTGTTCAGTTCAATAACGGTGGAGACCTTATGACTGCTATGGCAAGTGGAAAAGTTGATGTCGGTTATGTCGGTATCTCTCCTGTATTGTCCTCAGTTGAAAAAGGCGTTCCTGTAAAAATCATTTCCGCTGCTCAAACAGAAGGTAGTGGAATAATCGTATCAAATCAATCCGGAATTTCATCAGCTGCTGATTTATCTGGTAAAAACGTTGCAACTCCAGGTGAAGCATCTATTCAATATGTACTTTTAAATTATTACTTAAAAGCCAATAATTTAAAGATTGATGATGTAAACTCATCTGCAATGAAAACCCCTTCAATCAACGATGCAATCAATACCAACACTATTGATGCTGGTGTAACTTTCCAGCCATTCGTAAGCTCCTCTGAAGCTTCAGGAAACAAGGTTTTAGTAACATCCCATGAAATGTTGCCTAACCACCCATGCTGTGTTGTTGTAGCATCACAGGACCTGATTGACAAGCATCCGGATACCGTTAAAACCATTGCATCAATCCACGAAAACGCAACCAAATTCATCAACGACAACGTCCAGAACAACACAAGCGCTGTAGTTGACCTTTTACCTGATGATATTGTTTCCAATAAAACCGTTGAAGCAAATTCATTAATGAGCTTCCCATTCATTTCAGGTTTAGATAACGATTTCAAAGCTAGTGTGGACTCTTTCATGAAATTGGAAGTGGATTTAGGTATTTTAAACAATACCATACCTCATGAAAAATTATTCTGGGAAGGAAAATAA